The genomic region TGCGGCTGCTGAAGGAGACCGGCGTGGAGGGCGAGACCGGGTTCCTCGACGAGCTCGACCCGGCGGCGGCCCACGCGCAGCTGGTGGACGACAGCTTCGCGCGGCAGGCGATCAGCGACCTCGGCGGGCCGGCGGCGTTCGGCTTGGCCGACGGGCTGAGCCGCACCGAGCAGATCGAGGCCTAGCCATGCCTGGCATGACCCAAGCCGCGACGGGCGGGCCGAGGCGACGGCGAGTGGCCGCCGAGGCAGCGTGGGGGGTGCTGGGCCTGGCCGGCTTCGTCGGCCTGTGGTGGGCCTCGATCGCGCTGCTCGTGCCGCCCGACAGCTTCCTGGCCCGCTTCGCGCCAGCAGAGGCATTCGGCAGCCTGGCTGAGCTGGTGGCGTCCGGCCAGCTGTCCGGTCATATCGCCGCCAGCCTGCGGCGCATCGCGGGCGGCCTGGCGCTGGCGGTGGCGGTGGGCATCCCGCTCGGGCTGGCGATCGGCGGCATCGGGGTTCTCGGCCAGGCCACCGGGCCGGTCTTCGGGTTCGTGCGCATGATCTCGCCGCTGGCCTGGACCCCGCTGGCGATCATCCTGTTCGGCGTGGGCGACGCGCCGGTCTATTTCCTGATCGCCATCGGGGCGATGTGGCCGATCGTGCTGAACACCGCGTCCGGCGTGGCCGGCCTGGAGCGGGGCTGGCTGATGGTGGCCCATAGCCTGGGCGGCTCGCGCCGCGAGATCCTGCGGCACGTGGTCTGGCCGGGGGTGCGCGGGCAGGTGCTGACCGGGTTGCGACTGGCGACCGGCCTCGCCTGGATCATCCTGGTGCCGGCCGAGATGCTGGGCGTCGACTCCGGGCTGGGCTACTTCATCCTCGACGCGCGCGATCGGTTCGCCTACGACGAGCTGGTGGCGGCCATCATCGTGATCGGCGCCCTCGGATTCGCGATCGACCTGATCGCGCGGCGGCTCTTCGCCGTGCGGCGCCGCGCACCGGCTCGGGGATCGGCCGCACGCCATGTCCTGGCCGAGGCAACGCCGCGGCGCGCGACGGAACGGGTGCATCAGCACTCAT from Chloroflexota bacterium harbors:
- a CDS encoding ABC transporter permease; this translates as MAAEAAWGVLGLAGFVGLWWASIALLVPPDSFLARFAPAEAFGSLAELVASGQLSGHIAASLRRIAGGLALAVAVGIPLGLAIGGIGVLGQATGPVFGFVRMISPLAWTPLAIILFGVGDAPVYFLIAIGAMWPIVLNTASGVAGLERGWLMVAHSLGGSRREILRHVVWPGVRGQVLTGLRLATGLAWIILVPAEMLGVDSGLGYFILDARDRFAYDELVAAIIVIGALGFAIDLIARRLFAVRRRAPARGSAARHVLAEATPRRATERVHQHS